The following is a genomic window from Mycoplasma bradburyae.
TTTAATGATTCTTTGTTTGCTTTTTCTATTTGGTTAATGATATAAATTTTTAATCCTCTATTTTCTAGAGCAGTATCACTAAATTTATTCTGGATATTTATAACATCCTGTTTTTTAATAATGTTATTTTTAGGATAGACCTTGATTAAATCATAGTATCCATTATTAATGATTTTTAAACATCATTTACATTTTTTACATGGTTTATTTTCTTCTAAACAAATAATATTAATCAAATATTGTTGTAGATATTTTTCTAAATAGCACCCTTTATTTTCATATAAAAGAACTGGTGTATATTTGTTAGTTAGATCCATGATTTTTAACAAAAGAAGTAATTATATTTAAAGCTTGTTGATAAACTTGATCTAAATCAAGTGAAGCATTAATTACTTTAATATTATGGTTATTTTTGTAAATATCTAAATAAGCATTTCTTACTTTATGAACTCGTTCTTGCGTATATGTATCTAAGTGATTCATTGTGCTACGTTGAGATATTCTTTTAGATGCTATTTCAGGTTCAACATCAAATATTAGGGTTAGATCAGGTTCTAATCCATCAACAACAATTTTATTGATTTCTTTAACTTTTTCATAACCTGCACCTTTTATTTGACCTTGATAGATTCAAGATGACATTACAAAACGATCGCAAATAACGATCTTATTTTCGTTAAGTGCAGGGATAATTTTCTTTTTAATATGTTCATTTCTAGAAGCACTAAATAATAACGCTTCTGTTAATGGATCGGAATTTGATAGATTCATAATCAATTCACGAATTGGTTCAGATGCTTCACACCCTCCAGGTTCACGTGAATAGATTATTGGTTGAGAATCTATTGAAGAATACTCTTCAGACATTCTTTTTATAAAAGAACTCTTACCAGAGCCGTCAACTCCCTCAATAACAATAAATACCCCTTTGTTTTTCATGTCTATCTATTTACTATATCTTTTTTTATTTTATATATTCTCTATTATCAAAATATTTTAATAAAGCTTTTGGAATCTTAATTGACCCGTCTTTTTGTTGATAGTTTTCAACAATAGCAACAAATAAGCGATCATGAGCTAATGCGCTAGCATTAAGCGTGTGTACATAACGGTTCTTTTTAGATATCGAATCTTTGAATTTAATATTAGCTCTACGAGCTTGGAAATCACCACAATTAGATATAGAAGAGATTTCACGATATTTATTTTCAGAAGGAATTCATACCTCTAAATCATATGTTTTAACAGCGCTAAAACCCATGTCACCAGTACATAAAACAATTCTTCTATAAGGTAATTCTAATAGTTCTAAAATCTTTTCAGCATCACGAGCCATTTCTTCATGTTCTTGTTTAGAGCTAGAAGGATGAACTATTTTTACTAATTCAGTTTTATAGAATTGGTGTTGACGAATCAAACCTTTAGTATCTTTACCAGCACTCCCAGCTTCAGATCTGAAACAAGCAGTAGAAGCAGTGTAATATTTAGGTAAATCAGCTTCATTAAGAATTTCATTTCTGTGAAGATTTACTAATTGAACTTCTGCTGTTGATGCTAAATAATAATTAGTACCTTTTAACTCAAAAACGTCTTCAACAAATTTAGGGAATTGTCCTGAGCCGTAATAAGAATCTTTATTAACAATTACAGGTGGTAGGTATTCTTCGTATTTATCCGAATTAACATCTAAACAAAATTGTTGAATTGCACGCATTAATCTAGCGCCATCTTTTTTGTAGATTGAAAAACGAGATCCTGTGATTTTAGCAGCTATATCTAGTGAGATAATATCTAATTTAGTAGCTATCTCATAGTGAGCTAAGGGTTTGAAATCAAAAACAGTTGGTTTTTTTGATTTATATACTTCCTTATTTTCATTTTCATCTTTACCAATCGGAACATCATCAGTTGGTAAATTCGGTATTCTTTCGTAAATATAATCAAATTGTTCTTTTACTTCATTATATTTAGCTTCATTCTTTTCTAATTCAACACGTAGGTTTGCGCCTTCTTGAATTAGTTTTTTTCTTTCAGAATCTGATTCTGCAGTAGCTACTTTTTTTGCGTTTAAATTCTTTTGTTCGTTGATCTTTTCGATTGATTTAAGTAATGTACTTAATTGTTTTTCTAAACGCAAGAATTCGTCGTATCAATCTAAATTAAAAGATCTGCTTTTAAGCTGTTCTCTAATCTCCTTTGAGTTAGTTTTTAAGAGATTTTTGTCTAGCATAATGTTTAATACCTAATTATTATTTTGTAATTTTTTTATTCTTCATTAGAACCATCGTTTTGTTCGTTGTTTTCTTCATTAGTATTTGATGATTCAGTGTTATCTAATGAATTGTTTTCTTCTTGTTGAGATGGATTAGAAGTTGGTGTTTGCGATTCATCTTCTTCAACATCAAAGATTGCTACAGATTGAAGAGTTTCTTTTTCATTCAATGAAATTAATTTAACGCCTGAAGTGTTTCTTCCTTGTTCTGAAACTTCTGCTAATGGAACTCTTACAATCTTACCTGTTGATGAGATCATTAATAATTCTTCATTACCATTTACTAATTGTGTATTGATTATATTACCAGTCTTAGGAGTTACTTTTATTGTAATAACACCTTTTGAACCTCTGTTAGTCATACGGTATTCTTGGCGATCAGTCATCTTACCAACACCGTTTTCACAAACTGCAAGCAATAAATTACCTTGATTAGATGACGATAAACCAATAACTTCATCTTTAGGATCTTTGAATTTAACCCCGATCACACCTTGAGCAGCTCGACCCATTGATCTAACAGTATCTTCTTTAAATCTTACTAATAATCCTGATGAAACACCTAAATAAATTTCTTCATCACCTGAAGTTTTAATTACTTTAAATAAGCTATCATTTTCAGTTAAAGTGATAGCAATCTTCCCGTTATTTTGAATACGTGAGAATTCTGAAGCTTGAACTCTTTTAACTGTACCTTTTTTAGTTGAGAAGAAGAAATAACCACTATCATAATCATTAGTTGATAATAATGACATTAGTTTTTCATCTTTTTCAATGCTAATTAAGTTAATCGCAGGAATTCCTTTAGAAGTTCTAGAACCTACTGGAACTTGATGTGCTCTGATACGATAAACCTTACCATAATTCGTAAAGAATAATAAATCTGAGTGAGTTGAACATACGATTAATGATTCAACGTCATCGTCCTCGTAAGTGTTCATACCTTTAACACCAACACCACCACGGTGCTGTAGTTTATAAGCACTTATCGGTATTCTTTTTAGATAACCTTTAGATGATCTAGTAATAACTACAGTTTCAACCGGAATTAGTTGTTCATTGTCAATAGTTGAATTTAAACCATAACAAATCTTGGTTCTTCTTTCGTCACCAAATTTGTTATCAATTTCATCTAATTGTTCAATAATAATCTGAATTCTTCTTTCTTTACTTTGTAAGATTTCTTCAAGATTTTTAATTAATTCTCGTAACTTCTCTAATTCTTTTTGTAAGTTTTCACGTTCAAGACCACTTAGACTTCTTAAACGCATATCAAGAATAGCTTTAGCTTGTAACTCACTTAGTTCATACTTAGATATTAAAGTTGTCTTAGCATCTTCATTATCTTTAGCATTTTTAATAATTTCTATAACATCGTCAATATTGTTAGTAGCAATCACTAAACCTTCTACAATATGAGCTGAAGCTTGCGCTTTTTTCAATTCGTAACTTGTTTTTCTTAGTAAAATTTCGAATTGATGATCAATGTAAATTTGTAATGCTTCTTTTAAATTAAGAACCTTAGGTTGGTTATTAACTAAAGCAAGCATTGCAACCGAAAAGTTTGTTTGTAATTGTGTAGATTTGTAAAGTTGATTTAATAAAACTTCTGGTATAACATCACGTTTTGTTTCAATAACAATGCGAATACCATCACGGTTAGATTCATCACGTAAATCTGCAATTCCTTGGATTTGTTCAGTTTTAACTAAATCAGCAATCTTGTTAATAAGATTTGCCTTATTAACCATATAAGGAATTTCTGTAATAATAATGTTGTTTTTATTATTTGATAATTCTTCTATTTCTGATTTAGCACGAACTGAAACAGAACCTCTACCGGTATTGAAGTATTCATTAATTCCAGCTTCACCTAAGATTTCAGCAGCTGTTGGAAAATCTGGTCCTTTAACAAATTGTTTAAGATCTTCAATAGTTGCATCTTCATTCGTTAATAAATACTTAATCCCACCAATTAATTCACTTAAGTTGTGAGGCGGAATGTTAGTTGCCATCCCTACAGCAATCCCACTTGAACCGTTAGCTAATAAGTTCGGAAATAATGAAGGTAAAACTGTCGGTTCTTGTTCTGAAGCGTCATAGTTATCAACAAAATCAACTGTTTCCTTATCAATGTTACGTAACATTTCAGCTGATATTTTTGATAATCTAGCTTCAGTATATCTCATAGCCGCTGCGCTATCACCATCGATCGAACCAAAGTTACCGTGCCCGTCAATTAGCATATAACGCAATGAGAATGGTTGCGCCATACGAACCATTGTTTCATAAATAGCGCTGTCACCATGAGGGTGATATTTCCCCATAACATGCCCTACGATTTGAGCTGATTTTCTATACGGTTTATCGTGAGTTAAACCTGAAGTGTATGCCCCATATAAAACTCTACGGTGAACTGGTTTTAATCCG
Proteins encoded in this region:
- the tmk gene encoding dTMP kinase, whose product is MKNKGVFIVIEGVDGSGKSSFIKRMSEEYSSIDSQPIIYSREPGGCEASEPIRELIMNLSNSDPLTEALLFSASRNEHIKKKIIPALNENKIVICDRFVMSSWIYQGQIKGAGYEKVKEINKIVVDGLEPDLTLIFDVEPEIASKRISQRSTMNHLDTYTQERVHKVRNAYLDIYKNNHNIKVINASLDLDQVYQQALNIITSFVKNHGSN
- the serS gene encoding serine--tRNA ligase translates to MLDKNLLKTNSKEIREQLKSRSFNLDWYDEFLRLEKQLSTLLKSIEKINEQKNLNAKKVATAESDSERKKLIQEGANLRVELEKNEAKYNEVKEQFDYIYERIPNLPTDDVPIGKDENENKEVYKSKKPTVFDFKPLAHYEIATKLDIISLDIAAKITGSRFSIYKKDGARLMRAIQQFCLDVNSDKYEEYLPPVIVNKDSYYGSGQFPKFVEDVFELKGTNYYLASTAEVQLVNLHRNEILNEADLPKYYTASTACFRSEAGSAGKDTKGLIRQHQFYKTELVKIVHPSSSKQEHEEMARDAEKILELLELPYRRIVLCTGDMGFSAVKTYDLEVWIPSENKYREISSISNCGDFQARRANIKFKDSISKKNRYVHTLNASALAHDRLFVAIVENYQQKDGSIKIPKALLKYFDNREYIK
- the gyrA gene encoding DNA topoisomerase (ATP-hydrolyzing) subunit A, whose protein sequence is MNHNDKNNIKQLLDKTVVKEASITKELETSFMEYAMSVIVSRALPDSRDGLKPVHRRVLYGAYTSGLTHDKPYRKSAQIVGHVMGKYHPHGDSAIYETMVRMAQPFSLRYMLIDGHGNFGSIDGDSAAAMRYTEARLSKISAEMLRNIDKETVDFVDNYDASEQEPTVLPSLFPNLLANGSSGIAVGMATNIPPHNLSELIGGIKYLLTNEDATIEDLKQFVKGPDFPTAAEILGEAGINEYFNTGRGSVSVRAKSEIEELSNNKNNIIITEIPYMVNKANLINKIADLVKTEQIQGIADLRDESNRDGIRIVIETKRDVIPEVLLNQLYKSTQLQTNFSVAMLALVNNQPKVLNLKEALQIYIDHQFEILLRKTSYELKKAQASAHIVEGLVIATNNIDDVIEIIKNAKDNEDAKTTLISKYELSELQAKAILDMRLRSLSGLERENLQKELEKLRELIKNLEEILQSKERRIQIIIEQLDEIDNKFGDERRTKICYGLNSTIDNEQLIPVETVVITRSSKGYLKRIPISAYKLQHRGGVGVKGMNTYEDDDVESLIVCSTHSDLLFFTNYGKVYRIRAHQVPVGSRTSKGIPAINLISIEKDEKLMSLLSTNDYDSGYFFFSTKKGTVKRVQASEFSRIQNNGKIAITLTENDSLFKVIKTSGDEEIYLGVSSGLLVRFKEDTVRSMGRAAQGVIGVKFKDPKDEVIGLSSSNQGNLLLAVCENGVGKMTDRQEYRMTNRGSKGVITIKVTPKTGNIINTQLVNGNEELLMISSTGKIVRVPLAEVSEQGRNTSGVKLISLNEKETLQSVAIFDVEEDESQTPTSNPSQQEENNSLDNTESSNTNEENNEQNDGSNEE